The DNA segment CGAGGCGCACAGCACACCAGGCGGCACCGACATCGCGGCGGGCCCGCCGACCGGATCCCCCGGGGATGTGGACAGGCACCCGGCACCTCCCCCCTGTGGAGGAATGCTGTCACTGTGCCATACCGGGATGGCGGTCCCGCGGGCCGCGTCAGCGGTGGACGATCAGCCAGGTCGCGACGGCCGTCGTGGCGCCGCGGTTGATCATCCGGTGACCGCGCTCGCAGGGGAACGTGATCGCGTCCCCCGCCGCGAGGACGACGGTCTCGTCCTCGAACTCGACGGTGAGCTCGCCGAGCGTGACGGTCCCGATCTCGATCCCGTCGTGGCGCAGGAACCGGCGCTGCGCGGTCGAGGTCGCCCCCGGCGGATAGGTCGACTCGAAGAAGTCGACCGCGTCGACGGGCTGCGGCGCCAGCCGGCGGAAGAGCACGCCGCCCTCGAGGAGGACGGGAGCGACCTCGCCCGCGCGGACCACGGCCGTCGTCGCCCCCGGGTCCTCTCCGCCGCTCGGCGCGCCCGGCCCACCGGCCGCCGCGCCGCCGGCGGCGGTCTCGTCGAAGACGGCGGAGAGCGGGACGCCGAGAGCGCCGACCATCGCGATGAGGCGCCCGACCGACGGCTGCATCGCTCCCCGCTCGATCTGCGAGACGGCGCTGGCCGAGATGCCGAGCTCGCGGGCGAGCGCGCGCAGCGACATCCCTGACGCGAGACGCAGCTCGCGCAGGCGCGCGCCGACGCCTTCGCCGACCGCCCCGGGAAGCGCGGCGACGACGTCCGGAGCCGCGGAGACCGCGGAATCCCGGGCGGTCTCGTCGGTGGGCATGCGGGACGCCGTCCTCTCCTCGGTTATCGTCACACAGCTGTAACGGGGGCGAAACGAACGCGGCCCGGCGGAGCCCTAGGTTCTCCCGTGTGAAGTCATCACTTCACACGATCCGACAGCCCACCGCTCGCGCGGAGGCGGCCGATCGCCACGGCCGACCGCCTCGACCACCCTGACACATCCGCTCCGTGCGCCCACCCGCGCACGCCCGCCCGAGAGGTGGATCCACCATGACCGACCGCGCCACCGCACCCCGCATCGACCCGTCGACCGCGCCGCCCGCCGAGAGCGCCGGGCTCGCCGGCCCCTCGCTCGTCAAGCCCGGCTACGACGACCGCCTCGCCAACGAGGACCTCGCTCCGCTCGTCAAGCAGCGCTGGTCGAGCTACAACATCTTCGCGTTCTGGATGTCCGACGTGCACAGCGTCGGCGGCTACGTCACCGCCGGCTCGCTCTTCGCGCTCGGCCTCGCCGGCTGGCAGGTGCTGGTGGCCCTCGTGGTCGGCATCGTGATCGTGCAGGTCTTCTGCAACCTCGTCGCGAAGCCCAGCCAGGTCACCGGCGTGCCCTACCCGGTGATCAACCGGGCGATCTTCGGCGTCCGCGGGGCGAACATCCCCGCGATCATCCGCGGGCTGATCGCCATCGCCTGGTACGGCGTGCAGACCTACCTCGCTGCGCAGTCCCTCAACATCGTGTTCCTCAAGTTCTTCCCGGCGATGGCCTCCTGGAACACCCCCGAGGCCTCCTTCCTCGGCCTCTCCGCCCTCGGCTACCTCTCCTACTCGATCCTCTGGGTCGCGCAGGCCGCGCTGTTCTGGCGGGGCATGGAGTCGATCCGCCGCTTCATCGACTGGGCCGGCCCCGCCGTCTACGTGGTGATGCTCGTGCTCGCGATCTACCTCGTCTCGCAGGCCGGCTGGGAGAACATCTCGCTGAACCTCGGCTCGGGCGAGCCCCTCGACCTCGGCGCCTCGATCCCGGTGATGATCTCGGCCGTCGCACTGGTCGTCTCCTACTTCTCAGGTCCGATGCTGAACTTCGGCGACTTCTCCCGCTACGCCCGCAGCTACCGAGCGGTGAAGAAGGGCAATTTCCTCGGCCTGCCGATCAACTTCCTCTTCTTCTCGCTGCTCACCGTGATCACCGCCTCCGCGACGGTCCCCGTCTTCGGCGAGCTGATCACCGACCCGATCGAGACCGTCGAGCGGATCGACACCTGGTTCGCCGTCCTGCTCGGCGGGCTCACCTTCGTCATCGCGACGATCGGCATCAACATCGTCGCCAACTTCATCTCGCCCGCGTTCGACTTCTCCAACGTCAACCCGAAGAAGATCAGCTGGCGGATGGGCGGCATGATCGCCGCCGTCGGCTCGGTGCTGCTCACCCCGTGGAACTGGTACTCCAACGACACCGCGATCCACTACACGCTCGGCATCCTCGGCGCCCTGATCGGCCCGCTGTTCGGCGTCCTGATCGCCGGCTACTACCTGGTCAGCCGTCAGCGCGTCTGGGTCGACGACCTCTACACGATGAGCGAGAAGGGCCGCTACTGGTTCTCCCGCGGCTTCAATCCCAACGCCGTCTGGGCCACCGTGATCGGCGGCCTCCCCTCCGTCCTCTCCGTGCTCGTCCCGCGCTGGATCGAGGATGCGGGCGGTCCGTCCTTCACCTGGCTGGGCGACTACAGCTGGTTCCTCGGCTGCGGCCTCGGCTTCGTCGCGATGGCCGTCCTCGAGCGCCGCTCCCCGCGGATCGGCCGCCTCGAGGAGGACCTCGCGAACGTCAGCGACGGCAGCACGGTCTGACCGCCTCTCCCCCGTCCCACCCCCGCAGCACCCCGAGGAGCGCCGTGCGCATCACCGTCGTCAACCCGAACACCAGCGAGCACATGACGGAGGCGATCGGCCGCGCCGCGCGGTCCGTCGCCTCGGTCGGCACCGAGATCCTCGCCGTCACTCCGCCGATGGGGCCGGCCTCGATCGAGAGCCACTACGACGAGGCGCTCGCCGTCCCGGGGCTGCTGCACGAGATCGTCCGCGGCGACGCGGCGGGGAGCGACGGCTACGTCGTCGCGTGCTTCGGCGACCCGGGGATCGACGCGGCCCGCGAGCTCGCACGCGGACCGGTGATCGGCATCGCCGAGGCCGCGATGCACATGGCGACCCTGGTCGGCCGGCGCTTCAGCGTCGTCACCACGCTCTCGCGCACCAGCGGGCGGGCCTGGGACATCGCGCACCGGGCCGGCTTCGACCGGGCCTGCGCGGGGGTGCACGCCTGCGACATCCCGGTGCTCGAGCTCGACGACCCGCACTCCGACGCGCGCCGGGTGATCCTCGAGGAGTGCGCGGCCGCGCTCGCGACGGACGGCTCCGACGTGATCGTCCTGGGCTGCGCGGGGATGGCCGACCTCTGCCGAGATCTCTCGCACGAGCTCGGGGTCCCGGTGATCGACGGGGTCGCCAGCGCCGTCCGGCTGGTCGAGGGCCTCGTCGCGATGGGAGTCACGACCTCGCGCCGCGACGAGTTCGCGGCGCCGCGCCCGAAGGAGATGACGGGGCTGCTCGCCCCGTTCGCGCTGGCCTGAGGCGAGCGCACGAGGCGGGACGCACGAAGGGCCCGGGAGCAGACGCTCCCGGGCCCTTCGTCTGCAGCGGCTAGGACTGCTGCGCGCTCCGGCGACGACGCGCCGCGACGAGCGACACGAGGCCGAGGGCCAGCAGGGCGGCCGCACCGGAGGCGGCGCCCGCCGTCTCGACACCGGTGGCGGCCAGGTGCCGGCCGCCGGTCGCGGTCGCGGTCGACGCCGCGGCGGCGGTCACGACGATCGGCTCCCGCTGATCGTCGGCGATGTTGACGCTCGGATCGAAGACCTGGAACAGCCCGTCGTACTCGCCGTCCACCGCGGCCGAGACCAGGACGACGACGAAGTAGCGACCGGGCGCGAACGAGCCGCGCACCGTCGCGCCGTCGAAGGTGGCGTCGCTCTGCAGCGGACCGAGCTCGACACCCTCCTGCTCGTCGTCGTTGTTGAACTTCTTGACCAGGACGCGCAGGGTGACCTCGTCGAAGCAGTCGGGCAGCGCGAGGGCGCCGACCGTGACGGCGATGGTGCCCACTCCGCCGACGGCGTCGACCGTGAACGGCTCGTTCGCCTGGGAGCGGTCGAGGCCGTCAGCGCAGGAGTCGAAGGCGCTCTGCACCCGGAGGGTCTCGCGCAGGATCTCGCTGCGGAAGATCTCGACGCCCTCGTTCACCCCCGAGGTCTGGACCGAGACGGTCCAGTCGGCCGTGTACGGCAGAGCGACCTCGATGGTGCGGGCCGGCAGGCCCTCGGCGGGGACCTGCTCGACGGTGTCCAGTGCGACACCGACGCCGTTGTCCTGGGTCACGAAGTAGCCGATGTTCGCCTCGTCGTAGCGGCCGGTGCTCGCTCGGGGCGGGACCGACAGCGTGAGCTTCCCGGGGGCGGTGGCGATCGAGATCTCACCGTCGAGCGACACGGCGGTGTCGGCGGTCGACGGGTCGAGGGCCGTACCCGCTGCGGAGCGCCACTGCTCGGAGGCGAGATCGATGAACGACCCGCCGCGCAGGCCGTAGAGCTTCGTGGTCACCAGGACGGTGCGCGGGCCGGCCGGCGCGGGGACCAGGGCGGTCTGCGGCGCGCTGCCGTCCCGCTCGACAGGGACCGTGACGCCGATGCCGCCGGAGTACTCGCCGTCGGGGCCCTCCGCGACGAGGACGATGTCCGCCGACGCGGCGCAGTCCGGGAACGACGCCTCCGGGAGCGCGACGGACGCGAAACCGGGTGCGGCCGTCCAGTCGACGGTGATCGCGTCGAAGTCGATCGCGACCGCCCGCTCGCCGTCCGGGCAGGAGGGGTCGGTGTCGTCGCTCGCGACGGGTGCCGGAGACGGCACGGCGGTCGCGGCGGGTGCGGACGACGGCGCGGCGGTCGGCGCGGTGGTCGGCGCGGTGGTCGGCGCCGGCTCGGCGGCCTGAGCCGCTGCCGACTCCGCCGCAGGACTCGCCGACGGCGTCGGTTCCACACGGGCACTCGCGGCCGCCCCCGGCGCGAGGAGACCGGCGGCGAGGCCGACGGCGAGGGTGAGGCACGCGAGACGCGAGCGCGAGCGGAGAGGGGTCCCCCGGAGAGACATGGATGTATTCCTTCTCGAGAATGTGGAAGCGGGATCGGCGCCGAAGCTGCCCCCGTGGCGCCTGGCTGATGTCTATCAGCGGCCTGAGCGTCCGCACATCCCCCGCGGCGCGGCGCTCTGCATCGATCGCGTAACGGCGCTTCTGCGAGGATCGAGCCATGGCGATCCTCCGCGACCTGGCCCTCGGCGCACGGCTCTTCGGCAGAGGGTTCGGCACCTGGGTCCGCTCGCCCCGGGCGATGCTCCTCGGCGCGATCCCGCCCCTGATCGTCGGCCTCGTCTTCGTCGGCGTGCTGGTGCTCGTGCTCACCCGGATCGACGCCGTGGTGCGCGCGCTGACGCCGTTCGTGGACGGCTGGGACGAGGCCTCGGCCGGCACCGTCCGCCTCCTGCTCTCGATCGCCGCGGTCGGCGCGATCGTCGCACTCGGCGTCGTCCTCTTCGCCGCGGTCACCCTCCTCGTCGGCGACCCCTTCTACGAGCGGATCTGGCGCGGCGTCGAGAACGAGCTCGGCGGCGTGCCCGACGAGCACGAGACGGGCTTCTGGCGCGGACTCGGGCGCACACTGCGCGACTCCTCGGTGCTGGTCGGCACCTCGCTGGCGATCGGCGTCGTGCTGGTGCTGCTCGGGATCATCCCGGTCATCGGGCAGGTGGTCGGGCTGGTCGCCGGCGCGCTCGTCGGCGGCCGGGCGCTCGCCCTCGAGCTGACCGGATTCGCCGGCGACGCCCGCGGACTCGCACTGCGCGATCGCCGCCGGCTCCTCGGCGAGCGCCGCGCGGTGTCCCTCGGCTTCGGCATCGCGGTGTACCTGGCCTTCCTGATCCCGGGCGGCGCGGTGCTCGCGACACCCGCGGCGACGGCCGGGGCGACCCTCCTGCTGCGCACGCTCCGCGGCGAGTCGACGGAGCGGATCGACCCGGCGCCCGACGCCGCGACCGCCTGAGCGGGTGGCCGCCCGAGCGGCGCCTCCCCTAGACTTCCCCCGTGCTCACGTCGACCCTCCGCCCCTGGTGGCCCGCCTCCTAGGCAGGCCGACGCGCAGACTCCTCTCGCACACGACCGCCTCGACCGGGCGGTCGTTCTGCATGTCGGGGCCCGGGTGAGGGACACCCCGACCCAAGGACCACGATGACCTCGCTCCTCTCCCGCATCCTCGCCTCCGACGGAACGCTGCCGTTCGCGGTCGTCCTCCGGCAGGGCCGGACGGACGTCGACGTCTTCACCGGCGACGTCGTCGACGTCGACGGCCTCGCCGACATCCCGCTCGACGGCGCCGACGTGCTGACCCTCGTGCCCTATCGTCAGGTGCGCGAGCGCGGCTTCGCGGCGAAGGACGACGGCGCCCCGCTGCGCAACCTCGTGGTGCGCGAGCGCGAGAGCGTGCCGCTCGCCGAGGTGCTGCGGCTGCTACCCGAGCGCGAGATCCCGGTCGAGGAGCGCGGCTTCGACGTGCCCGACGAGGAGTACGCGGAGATCGTGCGCAGGGTCATCGACGACGAGATCGGCCGCGGCGAGGGCGCCAACTTCGTCATCAACCGCGCGTTCGTCGCCCACACGGACGCTCCCGCCGTCGAGGCGGTGCTGGCCTGGTTCCGCCGGCTGCTGACCGACGAGTCCGGCGCCTACTGGACCTTCGCCATCCACACCCCGGGTGCCGACGGCTCGCCGGCCGTCACCGCTGTCGGCGCGACGCCCGAGCGCCACGTCTCGGTCCGCGACGGCGTGGCGATGATGAACCCGATCAGCGGCACCTTCCGCCACCCCGCGGCCGGCCCGACCGGCGCCGAGGTGCTCGCCTTCCTCGCCGACGTCAAGGAGAGCGAGGAGCTCTTCATGGTGGTCGACGAGGAGATGAAGATGATGAGCGCCGTCTGCCCGAACGGCGGGCGGATCCTCGGCCCGTTCCTCAAGCAGATGTCACGGCTGAGCCACACGGAGTACCTGCTCGAGGGGCGCACCGATCTCGACGTCCGCGAGGTGCTGCGACTCACGATGTTCGCGCCGACCGTCACCGGCTCGCCGATGGAGAACGCCTGCGCCGTGATCGCCGAGTACGAGAAGGAGCCGCGCGGCTACTACTCCGGTGTCCTCGCCCTGTTCGAGCCGGAGGAGCACGGCTACACGGTCGACGCGCCGATCCTGATCCGCACCGCGTACCTCCGCGAGGACGGCCGGCTCACGGTGCCGGCCGGCGCGACGCTCGTGCGGCACTCGACGCCGGAGGGCGAGGTCGCCGAGACCCGCGCGAAGGCGTCCGGGGTGCTCTCCGCGCTGGGGCTGCTCCCCCACCGCGACATCCCGCCGGCGATCGACCTCAACGCGCAGCCCGGCGTGCAGGAGGCGCTCGAGGCGCGCAACGAGCGGCTCGCCTCGTTCTGGCTGCGGCCCCAGGCGCCGGAGCACATCGAGGGCCTCGCCGGCCACACGGCGCTCATCGTCGACAACGAGGACCAGTTCACGACGATGCTCGCGCACCAGCTGCGCCACCTCGGCATGGACGCCCGGGTCGAGCGCTGGTCGAGCGTCGAGGACGTGCTGAGCGACGACCTCGTGGTGTTCGGGCCCGGCCCCGGCGACCCGCGCGACGACTCCGAGCCGCGGATCGCGCGCCTGCGGGCCCTGATGACCGAGCGGCTCGCCTCGGAGCGGCCGATGCTCGCCGTCTGCCTCAGCCACCAGATGCTCTCGCTGCTGGCGGGGCTGCCGGTCGAGCCGCTGCCCGCGCCCCGTCAGGGCGTGCGGCTGGCGGTCGACGTGTTCGGCGAGGACGCGGCGATCGGCTTCTACAACACCTTCTCCTCGGTCGCGGACGCGGACGTGTCGAGCACCCCGCTGCTCGATCTCGAGATCTCGCGCGACCCCGCCACCGGGATCGTCGACGCGCTGCGCGGGGAGGGAGTCGCCTCCGTGCAGGGGCATCTGGAATCGGTGCTGTCCTCCGACGGCCTGCGCACGCTCGAGCGCCTGGTCCGCACCGCGACCTCGCAGCCGGCGCGCGCGTGAGCGACGTCCGGCTGATCGCGTCGCCGTCCTACTCCCCCGAGCTGCGGGAGGCGGTGGCCGCGAGTGTCCGGGCGGCGGCGGAGGCGGCGCGCGGCTGGTACGGACGCGGCGACAAGCTCGCCGCCGACGCGGCCTCGGTCGCGGCGATGCGCGCGGTGCTCGCCGAGGCGCCGTTCGCGGGCGTCGTCGTGATCGGCGAGGGCGAGAAGGACGACGCTCCGATGCTCGCGAACGGCGAGCGGCTCGGGCGCGCCCACTCCCCCTCCTGCGACGTCGCGGTCGACCCGCTCGACGGCACCCGGCTGACGGCGGAGGGGATCCCCGGCTCGGTCTGCGTGATCGCGCTCGCTCCGCGCGGCACGATGCTCGATCCGCGCGACGTGTTCTACATGGACAAGCTGGTCTGCTCCGGCGCGGGAGCGGGGGTCGTCGGGCTGGATCTGCCGCCCGCCGAGAACGCGCGGCGGCTGGCCGACGCCCTCGGCAAGCCGGTCTCCGAGCTCGTGGTGGCCGTGCTGGACAAGCCGCGGCACGCCGGACTGATCGCGGCCCTCCGGGAGGCCGGTGTCGCGCTGTCCCTGCGCGGCGAGGGCGACGTCTCGGTCGCCATCGAGGCCGCGGATCCCTCCGGCAGCGTCGACCTCGTGCTCGGCATCGGCGGCACGCCCGAGGGCGTCGTCGCGGCCTGCGCCGTCCGCGCCCTCGGCGGCGTGATGGAGGGCCGCCTGGCCCCGCAGACCGACCTCGAGCGCTCGAACGCCCTGGCCGCCGGCCACGACCTCACCCGCCTGCTGACCCTCGACGACCTCATCTCCTCCCCCGACGTCCTCTTCGCCGGCTGCGAGGTCTGACGCTTCTCCGCGAGATGCCACTTGTGCACGCCTTTCACGGCGTGTCGCGTGCACAAGTGGCATCTCGCGGAGGCGCCGGTCAGGGGGCGGCGACGCCGTGGCGCCAGTAGCCGATGAAGGTGATGGCGCGCTTGTCGACGGCGCGGTCGGCCACGAGGTGGCGGCGGGCGCCGGTGGCGAGGGAGGACTCGCCGACGGCGAAGACGGAGGGGCGGCCCGCGGGCAGGGTCGCGTCGCGGAGGACGGCGAGCGCGTGCTCGCCGGGGCGGGCGTGCGGGTCGGCGCGGGGCAGCCAGTGCAGGGTGACGGCGTCGGAGGCGACGACGGGCTGGCGATCCGCCTCGGAGGGCAGCTCGAGGAAGACGTGCGCGGCGCGATCCTCGGGGAGCGAGGCGAGGATGCCCGCGACCGCCGGCAGTCCCGTCTCGTCGGCGACGAGCAGGCACCAGTCGGAGCCGTCGGCCCGGCGGTAGCCGAGCCCCTGGTCGAGGATGCCGACCCGGTCGCCGACCGCGGCGGTGAGCGCGAAGGTCACGGCGGGCCCCGCCTCCCCCGGCTCGCCGTGCACGACGAAGTCGACGTCGATCTCGGGTCCGCCGTCGGCGCCCTCGGCCCGATAGCGGCGCACAGTGTAGTTGCGGACGAACGGCCGCTGCGCCTTCGGCATCGCGAGGTACTGCGCGTACCAGAGCGCGCTCGAGCGGGTCGGCAGCCGCAGCGCCTCCTGCCCGGGCCGCGGCAGGAAGAGGCGGAACCACTGGTCGTGCCCGAGCGGATGCAGCAGCGCGACCCCGGGCCCGCCGAAGGTGACGCGCTGCATCCCGGGCGTCACGCGCGCGGTGCGGACGACCTCGACGGTGACGACCTGCGGATCGGTGGGGCGGGTCGGGGCGGACGAGCGGGCCATGCGGAGCCTCCGTGCTGTGGGCGGACGCACCGCCGGGTTTGGTGAGGCTTACCTTACCTATGCCCTAGGCCGACCCATCGGTCCTGTCCGCGAGATGCCACTTGTGCACGCCTTTCACGGCGTGTCGCGTGCACAAGTGGCATCTCGCTGAGACCGTGTGCCCTGAAGAGGGGTCTGTGAAATTTCCTCGCTTCATGGTCATATATATGTGGTCGCGGCGCTGGGTCCGACCGACGGATCGAGGGACGGCCATGAAGAGATCGACACGAATCGCTTCCATCGCAGGAGCAATCCTGCTGAGCGTCGGGATGGCGGCGACGGCGCAGGCGAACGTCTTCGCTGACAGCTTCGACAAGAACGCCGGCGGGTTCCAGTCGCCGACGTCGACCACCTACCAGACGAAATACGAGTCGAATCGGAACGGCACCATCCAGCTCCGGGAGATCGGCAGCGACTACAAGATGGACGCGCAGATGTGCCAGGCGCTCGTCAACTGCTACAGAGGCACGAAGATCTTCTCGATCACCGACGACAACATCGTCCACGGGCTCCCGAACAGTTATGAGGCGGGCACCGAGACTCTCACGTCCGCGCTTCGAACGACCCCCTTCACCATCTATCAGGTGCACGTTCGCGGTCAGTGGCAGGCCTGGTAGAGCCGGAGCCCGACCATCGACACGACCGTGCCTTCGCGCTTCGCGCTGGTCCTCACCGATCTGCGGTCGTCTTTGCGCTGGCCGCAGGCGCTCCTCGGTGCGATCCTCGTCGTCGGTCCGACGGCTCTCGGGCTGGCGGAGGTGGGCGGCGGTGTCTACCGCGATGAGCTGGACGTCTACTCCCAGTTCATGATCTCCCCGATGATCATCCTCTTCCCCGTCTTCATCACGACGGCCTGCTGCAGCGGCACCGCTGCCGAGATCAGGAACAGGTTCGTCGTCCTCGTCCGCGCGCGAACGGATCTCCGGTCCTACCTGGCGACCCGGATGATGAGTGTCGCCCTCGGAGGATTCGTGCTCGGCTTCGTCGCCGCACTCCTTCCCGGACTGATCGCCTTCGGGATCTGGCCGGAGCTGGGTGCGCCCTTCATCGATCCGGTCGTGTACGGACTCGCACCGGACGAGGTGGAACGGAACGCCCTGGAGCGCGTGAACTACTCGCAGCTGCTCGCCTTCGGCTGGCCGGTGTACCTGATCGGCTACTCCTCGGTGCTGGGTGCCTGGGGTGCGATCACGGCGGTGGCCGGTGTGCTCGCACTGGTCGCACTGAAGAACCTGGGGCTGGCGATGGTGCTGCCCGCAGTGGTCTTCTTCGTCGAGACGATGGCTGTCGCTCTGGTCGACCATCCACTTCTCGGATTCATGTACGGAGCCTTCCCGTTCGGTCTCGATCAGGCGCCGATCGGCATCATGGTCCTGCCGCTCGCGGTCGCTGGAGCCGCGACGGTTCTCGCCGCACGGCGGATCCTCGGAAGAGCCCAGCGACTCCCGGCGCTGACATGATCGCCTCGCTCTCCCGCCGTGTCCGCCTGCTGCTCGCAGGCTGGGCCCTCGCGGCTGCCGCCGCGTACTCGATCCACCAGCGGATGCTCTGGACCGCGTCGGGTTCCTCGTTCGGATTCGTCGACGTGGCGGTCGAAGTCGTGAACGACCCGCTCTTCGTCTGCTACGGACTGGGAGCGCCGTGGTGCATCGCCTTCTTCCTGGCGTCGAGGTCCCTTCCTCCGGAATCCGTGTGCATCCGGGCCGGATCCCTCAAGAACGTGCTCCTCGTCCTCCTGCGCAGCGACACGGTGAGTGCTGCGGTCGTCCTGTTCGGTGTGCTGACGACGTGCTGGGTGTGCTCCCTCGGGCTGGCGAACGACGTCGCGCGCGTGCCCGGATCGGTGAGTGCACTGCTCTCGGACGTCGCGCTGCCCCCGCCCGTCGGAGTGCTGCTCCAGCTCCCGCTCCTCCTGCTCTTCCTCGCGACGATCGGGTCCCTCCTCTCCGCCTGCTGGGTGCTCTCAGGCGGGAGTGTCCTCGTCGGGCCGGCGGCGACGGTGCTGCTCGGCTGGTTCGCCGTCTCGGCGGCGGGGGGACTCCCGAGGGACTCCGCCGTCAGCTCGGCGTTCCTCTCCAGTTCCTCGCTCCACCTCGGGCGGCCGTTCGGCGTGCTGGCCGCCGCCGTCGTCCTCCTCTCGATCGAGGTCGTCCTCCTCGGCGCCGTCCGGGTCCAGGATCGCCGGCTGTCCGGAGCGGCGCGGTCCTGGGGTGCCGGATGGGCGGCGTACGTCCTCCTCCTCGGCACGGCCGCGCTCGGGCCGACGGGGCCCCAGTCGGTCTCCGAGGGGAATCCGGCACCCGGGGTCGAGGGGAGAGTCCTCGGTCCTCTCTTCGCGGGCCCGGCGGGCGCTCTCGCCCCCACCCTGTTCTCCGTCCTCGTCGTCACGGGCTTCGCGATGACCTGGCAGCTCAGCGAGCTCGATCCCCGACGCCCGATCCTCCGCTGCGAGCTGATCCGGTACGGATCGAGCGGCGCTCGGAATCGGCGACTCGGCGCAGGGCTCCTCGCCCGTGCACTCGGAGTGAGCGCGCTCGTCGGCGCTCTGGCCGGTGCCGAGGCGCTCCTGCGAGGCGCCCCCGGCGAGCTCGCGTCCTTCGCCGACCCCGTGGTGGGCTATCAGCTCCTGGTCAACGGAACGCTGCAGCTGACACTGGTCGCGGTCGCCGCCTCCGCCTTCGCGCCGCTCGCCGGATCGGGCGCTGCCCCCGCGGCGTTCTCGGCCGGATTGGCCTTCCTGCCGAGCGAGCTCCTCGAGGGCAACCCGCTCGGCATCGCGGGTCTGTGGCGGAGCGCGGAGGGCTGGCCGAGCGTCCTCCACGGGACGGCGCTGGCGCTGGGGAGCGCCTGCATCGTCCTCGTCGCAGCAGCCATCGCGTCTCGACTGGTCGAGAGGCATCCACGAACAGAAAGAGGTCGCTCATGACGAACGCCATCACGGTCGAGGGTGTGTCCAAGAGCATCCGCGGGAATCTGCTCTACAACGAGGTCGCGTTCGAGCTGCGCCGAGGCGGGCTCTACGCCCTCCTCGGTCCGAACGGCTCCGGGAAGTCGGTCCTGCTGCGACTGCTCTGCGGCTTCCTCAGGCCGGACTCGGGCAGCATCAGCGTCGACCCTTCGATCTCGCCGGAAGGGCGGACGTTCCCGGTCGGCTTCGGGATCACGATCGACGGCCCCGCCTACATCGCAGGCCTCTCCGCGGAGCAGAACCTCCTGCGACTGGCCGCGATCCGCAGGCGCATCGGGATCGAGGAGATCCGCGCGACGCTCGCCTCGGTACGTCTGCAGAGCACGGGGCGCTCAGCGGTCCGCACCTTCTCCTCGGGGATGAAGCAGAAGCTGTCCCTCGCGCAGGCTCTGATGGAGGACCCGAAGGTGCTCCTCCTCGACGAGCCGTTCACCGCGCTCGACACGGAGAGCGTCGCGGTCGTCAAGGACGTCCTCCGCGAGCGGGTGGCCCAGGGCGTCACCGTTCTGCTGACGATGCACGGCGAGGCGGACTTCCTCGCCGAGTGCGACGGCGTCCTCCGGATCGAGAACCGCACGATCTCGACGCTCTGACGACGGGTCGTCTCCGCGAGATGCCACTTGTGCACGCCTTTCACGGCGTGTCGCGTGCACAAGTGGCATCTCGCGGGAGGGGGTGCGGCGGGGACGACGAAGGCCCCGGCTCGACGTGCGAACCGGGGCCTTCTCGATGTAGCGGGAGCGGGACTTGAACCCGCGACACCACGATTATGAGCCGTGTGCTCTAACCACCTGAGCTACCCCGCCGCACGTTTCCGGAGGCTGGCCTGCCGGGAACGGAGCCCCCTGTGGGAATCGGACCCACTACCTCTTCCTTACCAAGGAAGTGCTCTACCAATGAGCTAAGGGGGCGCACCTGCGGGTCTGACTGCCCCTCTCGGGGCGTGCCCGCGATTTGGCACCGTTAGACGATAGCACCTCCGCGGGGCGGTGATGACCGCGGGGTGGAGGGGGTGGTCCGGGCGGGGTGG comes from the Rathayibacter festucae DSM 15932 genome and includes:
- a CDS encoding helix-turn-helix domain-containing protein, producing MPTDETARDSAVSAAPDVVAALPGAVGEGVGARLRELRLASGMSLRALARELGISASAVSQIERGAMQPSVGRLIAMVGALGVPLSAVFDETAAGGAAAGGPGAPSGGEDPGATTAVVRAGEVAPVLLEGGVLFRRLAPQPVDAVDFFESTYPPGATSTAQRRFLRHDGIEIGTVTLGELTVEFEDETVVLAAGDAITFPCERGHRMINRGATTAVATWLIVHR
- a CDS encoding NCS1 family nucleobase:cation symporter-1, encoding MTDRATAPRIDPSTAPPAESAGLAGPSLVKPGYDDRLANEDLAPLVKQRWSSYNIFAFWMSDVHSVGGYVTAGSLFALGLAGWQVLVALVVGIVIVQVFCNLVAKPSQVTGVPYPVINRAIFGVRGANIPAIIRGLIAIAWYGVQTYLAAQSLNIVFLKFFPAMASWNTPEASFLGLSALGYLSYSILWVAQAALFWRGMESIRRFIDWAGPAVYVVMLVLAIYLVSQAGWENISLNLGSGEPLDLGASIPVMISAVALVVSYFSGPMLNFGDFSRYARSYRAVKKGNFLGLPINFLFFSLLTVITASATVPVFGELITDPIETVERIDTWFAVLLGGLTFVIATIGINIVANFISPAFDFSNVNPKKISWRMGGMIAAVGSVLLTPWNWYSNDTAIHYTLGILGALIGPLFGVLIAGYYLVSRQRVWVDDLYTMSEKGRYWFSRGFNPNAVWATVIGGLPSVLSVLVPRWIEDAGGPSFTWLGDYSWFLGCGLGFVAMAVLERRSPRIGRLEEDLANVSDGSTV
- a CDS encoding aspartate/glutamate racemase family protein, translated to MRITVVNPNTSEHMTEAIGRAARSVASVGTEILAVTPPMGPASIESHYDEALAVPGLLHEIVRGDAAGSDGYVVACFGDPGIDAARELARGPVIGIAEAAMHMATLVGRRFSVVTTLSRTSGRAWDIAHRAGFDRACAGVHACDIPVLELDDPHSDARRVILEECAAALATDGSDVIVLGCAGMADLCRDLSHELGVPVIDGVASAVRLVEGLVAMGVTTSRRDEFAAPRPKEMTGLLAPFALA
- a CDS encoding EI24 domain-containing protein, which translates into the protein MAILRDLALGARLFGRGFGTWVRSPRAMLLGAIPPLIVGLVFVGVLVLVLTRIDAVVRALTPFVDGWDEASAGTVRLLLSIAAVGAIVALGVVLFAAVTLLVGDPFYERIWRGVENELGGVPDEHETGFWRGLGRTLRDSSVLVGTSLAIGVVLVLLGIIPVIGQVVGLVAGALVGGRALALELTGFAGDARGLALRDRRRLLGERRAVSLGFGIAVYLAFLIPGGAVLATPAATAGATLLLRTLRGESTERIDPAPDAATA
- a CDS encoding anthranilate synthase family protein, whose product is MTSLLSRILASDGTLPFAVVLRQGRTDVDVFTGDVVDVDGLADIPLDGADVLTLVPYRQVRERGFAAKDDGAPLRNLVVRERESVPLAEVLRLLPEREIPVEERGFDVPDEEYAEIVRRVIDDEIGRGEGANFVINRAFVAHTDAPAVEAVLAWFRRLLTDESGAYWTFAIHTPGADGSPAVTAVGATPERHVSVRDGVAMMNPISGTFRHPAAGPTGAEVLAFLADVKESEELFMVVDEEMKMMSAVCPNGGRILGPFLKQMSRLSHTEYLLEGRTDLDVREVLRLTMFAPTVTGSPMENACAVIAEYEKEPRGYYSGVLALFEPEEHGYTVDAPILIRTAYLREDGRLTVPAGATLVRHSTPEGEVAETRAKASGVLSALGLLPHRDIPPAIDLNAQPGVQEALEARNERLASFWLRPQAPEHIEGLAGHTALIVDNEDQFTTMLAHQLRHLGMDARVERWSSVEDVLSDDLVVFGPGPGDPRDDSEPRIARLRALMTERLASERPMLAVCLSHQMLSLLAGLPVEPLPAPRQGVRLAVDVFGEDAAIGFYNTFSSVADADVSSTPLLDLEISRDPATGIVDALRGEGVASVQGHLESVLSSDGLRTLERLVRTATSQPARA